One Curtobacterium sp. MCLR17_007 DNA window includes the following coding sequences:
- a CDS encoding Gfo/Idh/MocA family oxidoreductase, with amino-acid sequence MSMTTNTTTDPTRTLRVGVVGLGFAGTTHLDAYTALPGVEVVALAGQEPARLAELAESRHVPNRYEDWQDLVARDDLDIVSIGVPNSLHHPIAVAALTSGKHVFCEKPLATTGDQAQEMVDAAVENDRVLEVAYNHRRRADVQFLANHLAQGDPLGHVYHARASWLRRAGIPGIQSWFANKETAGGGPLIDLGSHVLDIALHLMGEPRVVTASAVAYNELGSAGRGGSARTPVSAATGRPFDVEDFASALLRFDDGSSLQLQASWASYSKDAEDIEVELLGSTGGARLFVRDYATEGTVTLYSDEQGVPTVTRPAVQVPSGHHQRVIEEFIATIRSGLHDGHHGEFALHRSRVVDAIYASAAAGHEVEV; translated from the coding sequence ATGTCGATGACGACCAACACGACGACGGATCCGACCCGCACGCTCCGAGTCGGGGTGGTGGGGCTCGGGTTCGCCGGGACCACCCACCTCGATGCCTACACGGCCCTGCCCGGAGTCGAGGTGGTGGCACTCGCGGGGCAGGAACCGGCCCGCCTGGCGGAGCTCGCCGAGTCCCGGCACGTGCCGAACCGGTACGAGGACTGGCAGGACCTGGTCGCCCGCGACGACCTCGACATCGTGTCGATCGGCGTGCCGAACTCCCTGCACCACCCGATCGCGGTGGCCGCGCTGACGTCGGGCAAGCACGTCTTCTGCGAGAAGCCCCTCGCCACGACCGGCGACCAGGCGCAGGAGATGGTGGACGCCGCGGTCGAGAACGACCGGGTGCTCGAGGTCGCCTACAACCACCGGCGCCGCGCCGACGTGCAGTTCCTGGCGAACCACCTGGCCCAGGGCGACCCGCTCGGCCACGTCTACCACGCCCGTGCCAGCTGGCTGCGCCGTGCCGGCATCCCCGGCATCCAGAGCTGGTTCGCGAACAAGGAGACGGCGGGCGGCGGTCCGCTCATCGACCTCGGCTCCCACGTGCTCGACATCGCGCTGCACCTGATGGGCGAACCCCGGGTGGTCACGGCGAGCGCCGTGGCGTACAACGAGCTCGGCAGCGCCGGCCGTGGTGGCAGTGCCCGCACGCCGGTCTCCGCCGCGACCGGTCGCCCGTTCGACGTCGAGGACTTCGCGAGCGCCCTGCTGCGCTTCGACGACGGGTCGAGCCTGCAGCTGCAGGCCTCGTGGGCCAGCTACTCGAAGGACGCCGAGGACATCGAGGTCGAGCTGCTCGGGTCGACCGGCGGCGCACGCCTCTTCGTCCGCGACTACGCGACCGAGGGCACCGTGACGCTGTACTCGGACGAGCAGGGCGTGCCGACGGTCACCCGTCCCGCCGTCCAGGTGCCGTCCGGGCACCACCAGCGCGTCATCGAGGAGTTCATCGCGACGATCCGGAGCGGCCTGCACGACGGCCACCACGGGGAGTTCGCACTGCACCGGAGCCGTGTCGTCGACGCGATCTACGCGTCCGCGGCTGCCGGGCACGAAGTGGAGGTGTAG
- a CDS encoding DUF3817 domain-containing protein: protein MTPRSLFRALAVAELVTWTMLLVGMLMKYAMGLGDLPVRIGGSVHGFVFLAYLVVATVVAVNQRWSFGATVLAWVSAIVPYTTLPFELGVARRGMLDGPWRRSGDGGRHPGFLDRLLFAVVAHPFVAALIGVVLVALVFAVLLTIGPPVPSR, encoded by the coding sequence ATGACGCCTCGATCCCTGTTCCGCGCACTGGCGGTCGCCGAACTCGTGACCTGGACGATGCTGCTGGTCGGCATGCTCATGAAGTACGCGATGGGCCTCGGTGACCTGCCCGTGCGGATCGGCGGCAGCGTGCACGGGTTCGTCTTCCTGGCGTACCTCGTGGTGGCCACGGTCGTCGCAGTGAACCAGCGCTGGTCGTTCGGCGCCACGGTGCTCGCGTGGGTCAGTGCGATCGTGCCCTACACGACGCTGCCGTTCGAGCTCGGGGTCGCCCGCCGCGGCATGCTCGACGGTCCCTGGCGCCGCTCGGGCGACGGCGGTCGTCACCCGGGGTTCCTCGACCGACTGCTCTTCGCCGTGGTCGCGCACCCGTTCGTCGCCGCGCTGATCGGCGTGGTCCTGGTCGCACTCGTGTTCGCCGTCCTGCTGACGATCGGTCCGCCGGTCCCGTCCCGCTGA
- a CDS encoding NADP-dependent isocitrate dehydrogenase, translating to MAKIIYTLTDEAPFLATHSFLPVIQAFAGTAGVDVETRDISLSGRIIALFPERLTDEQRLDDALAELGDLAKTPEANIIKLPNISASIPQLKTAIAELQSQGYDLPDYPDEPTTDDERDTRSRYDKVKGSAVNPVLREGNSDRRAPLSVKNYARKHPHRMGKWSPDSKTNVVTMGADDFRSNEKTWVAPADDTLTIEFVGTDGSTQVLKQSIPVLAGEVIDGTVLHVGPLEQFLRAQIQRAQDEGILFSVHLKATMMKVSDPIIFGHVIRAFFPDVFDRYGADLAAAGLTPNDGLNSILTGLDALPNGAEIKQAFTDGIAAGPELAMVDSDKGITNLHVPSDVIVDASMPAMIRTSGHMWGPDGDEHDTVAVIPDSSYAGIYQAVIEDCRANGAFDPSTMGSVPNVGLMAQKAEEYGSHDKTFEVPGDGTVRVTNAAGETVIEHQVAQGDIWRACQTKDVAIRDWVKLAVTRARASQTPAVFWLDETRSHDAALIELVHRYLGEHDTEGLQIEVMSPEDAMRFSLERIRRGEDTISVTGNVLRDYLTDLFPIMELGTSAKMLSVVPLLGGGGLFETGAGGSAPKHVQQLVQQDYLRWDSLGEFLALAVSLEHLAGVTGNARARILGETLDRATGTFLEEDKSPGRKIGTIDNRGSHFFLAKYWAEELAAQTEDTELAAAFAEIAGQLGEQERTIVDELVAVQGSPVDIGGYYRPDDAKTSAVMRPSATLNAVLAAL from the coding sequence ATGGCCAAGATCATCTACACGCTCACGGACGAGGCGCCGTTCCTCGCCACCCACTCCTTCCTGCCCGTGATCCAGGCGTTCGCCGGCACTGCCGGCGTCGACGTCGAGACCCGGGACATCTCCCTCTCCGGCCGGATCATCGCGCTGTTCCCCGAGCGGCTCACCGACGAGCAGCGACTCGACGACGCGCTGGCCGAACTGGGCGACCTCGCCAAGACCCCCGAGGCGAACATCATCAAGCTGCCGAACATCTCGGCCTCGATCCCCCAGCTCAAGACCGCGATCGCAGAGCTGCAGTCGCAGGGCTACGACCTGCCGGACTACCCGGACGAGCCGACGACCGACGACGAGCGCGACACCCGCTCCCGGTACGACAAGGTCAAGGGCAGCGCTGTCAACCCGGTCCTGCGTGAGGGCAACTCCGACCGTCGCGCGCCGCTCTCGGTCAAGAACTACGCCCGCAAGCACCCGCACCGCATGGGCAAGTGGAGCCCGGACTCGAAGACGAACGTCGTCACGATGGGCGCGGACGACTTCCGCTCCAACGAGAAGACATGGGTCGCCCCCGCCGACGACACCCTGACGATCGAGTTCGTCGGCACCGACGGCAGCACGCAGGTCCTCAAGCAGTCGATCCCGGTCCTCGCCGGCGAGGTCATCGACGGCACCGTCCTGCACGTGGGGCCGCTCGAGCAGTTCCTCCGCGCACAGATCCAGCGCGCGCAGGACGAGGGGATCCTGTTCTCGGTCCACCTCAAGGCCACGATGATGAAGGTCTCGGACCCGATCATCTTCGGCCACGTCATCCGCGCGTTCTTCCCCGACGTCTTCGACCGCTACGGCGCCGACCTCGCCGCCGCCGGGCTGACGCCGAACGACGGCCTGAACTCGATCCTCACCGGGCTCGACGCGCTGCCGAACGGTGCCGAGATCAAGCAGGCCTTCACCGACGGCATCGCCGCGGGCCCCGAGCTCGCGATGGTCGACTCGGACAAGGGCATCACGAACCTGCACGTGCCGAGCGACGTCATCGTCGACGCCTCGATGCCCGCGATGATCCGCACGTCGGGGCACATGTGGGGCCCGGACGGCGACGAGCACGACACGGTCGCGGTCATCCCCGACTCGAGCTACGCCGGCATCTACCAGGCGGTGATCGAGGACTGCCGCGCCAACGGGGCCTTCGACCCGTCGACCATGGGGTCGGTCCCGAACGTCGGCCTGATGGCGCAGAAGGCCGAGGAGTACGGCTCCCACGACAAGACGTTCGAGGTCCCCGGCGACGGCACCGTCCGCGTCACGAACGCCGCCGGCGAGACCGTCATCGAGCACCAGGTCGCCCAGGGTGACATCTGGCGCGCGTGCCAGACCAAGGACGTCGCGATCCGCGACTGGGTGAAGCTCGCCGTCACCCGCGCCCGCGCCTCGCAGACGCCGGCGGTCTTCTGGCTCGACGAGACCCGTTCGCACGACGCGGCGCTCATCGAGCTCGTCCACCGGTACCTCGGCGAGCACGACACCGAGGGTCTGCAGATCGAGGTCATGTCGCCCGAGGACGCGATGCGCTTCTCACTCGAGCGCATCCGCCGCGGCGAGGACACCATCTCGGTCACCGGCAACGTCCTGCGCGACTACCTCACCGACCTGTTCCCGATCATGGAGCTCGGCACCTCGGCCAAGATGCTGTCGGTCGTCCCGCTGCTGGGCGGCGGGGGTCTGTTCGAGACCGGCGCCGGCGGGTCCGCGCCCAAGCACGTGCAGCAGCTCGTGCAGCAGGACTACCTGCGCTGGGACAGCCTCGGCGAGTTCCTGGCGCTCGCGGTCTCCCTCGAGCACCTGGCCGGCGTCACGGGCAACGCCCGCGCACGCATCCTCGGCGAGACCCTCGACCGTGCGACCGGCACCTTCCTCGAAGAGGACAAGTCCCCCGGTCGCAAGATCGGCACGATCGACAACCGTGGCAGCCACTTCTTCCTGGCCAAGTACTGGGCCGAGGAACTGGCGGCGCAGACCGAGGACACCGAGCTCGCGGCGGCCTTCGCCGAGATCGCCGGGCAGCTCGGCGAGCAGGAGCGCACGATCGTCGACGAGCTCGTCGCCGTACAGGGTTCGCCGGTCGACATCGGCGGGTACTACCGCCCGGACGACGCCAAGACGAGCGCGGTCATGCGTCCGTCCGCCACGCTGAACGCGGTCCTGGCCGCGCTGTAG